Proteins from one Pseudomonas sp. KBS0710 genomic window:
- a CDS encoding serine/threonine-protein kinase: protein MTTAPGMPTLLAGRYHLERVLGSGGMGVVYRARDLLHEQFGEPCSSVAIKLLGENLRLAPDAHVLLYSEFALTRSLQHERVVRMFTFEVDISSQIAFFSMELMHGMTLDRLLLECPDGLPWRELQPLAVQLLDAVAYVHRQGVLHGDVKPVNIMVGEQGIRLFDFGLGQATADAMTGLASVCRDRFNAWTPAYAAPELLAGGALTASADLYAVACVIYELADGRRLGERGATDRLQRPRRLPAGCWPALRLALAMDPERRTISVEALGEVMARCRWRWFR, encoded by the coding sequence ATGACCACGGCACCTGGCATGCCCACCTTGCTGGCAGGGCGTTATCACCTTGAGCGCGTACTGGGTTCGGGCGGCATGGGCGTGGTCTACCGGGCGCGCGACCTGTTGCACGAACAGTTTGGCGAGCCGTGTTCCAGTGTGGCAATCAAGCTGCTCGGTGAGAATCTGCGGCTGGCGCCCGATGCCCATGTGTTGCTCTACAGCGAGTTTGCCCTGACCCGCAGCCTGCAGCATGAGCGCGTGGTACGCATGTTTACGTTCGAGGTGGATATCAGCAGCCAGATCGCGTTTTTCAGCATGGAGTTGATGCACGGTATGACCCTGGACCGGCTGCTGCTGGAGTGTCCCGATGGTTTGCCGTGGCGTGAGTTGCAGCCCCTGGCCGTGCAGTTGCTGGATGCCGTGGCGTATGTGCATCGTCAAGGTGTGCTGCATGGTGATGTAAAACCGGTGAATATCATGGTGGGTGAACAGGGCATTCGTTTGTTCGATTTTGGTCTCGGGCAGGCGACGGCGGATGCGATGACGGGACTGGCGAGTGTGTGTCGTGACCGATTCAATGCCTGGACACCGGCTTATGCGGCGCCGGAGTTGTTGGCGGGTGGTGCGCTGACGGCGAGTGCTGACCTGTATGCGGTGGCGTGTGTGATCTATGAGTTGGCCGATGGCAGGCGCTTGGGTGAGCGTGGCGCCACTGACCGACTGCAGCGTCCCCGGCGGTTGCCGGCCGGGTGCTGGCCGGCGTTGCGCCTGGCGTTGGCGATGGATCCTGAGCGTCGAACGATCAGCGTGGAGGCGTTGGGCGAGGTTATGGCGCGGTGTCGATGGCGCTGGTTCAGGTAG
- a CDS encoding EAL domain-containing protein, with product MAQTLFKLFLTQRLAALASTESLRAIREGLLWILPCLLVSAGFLILSECAKVLGFDPQVVAFLSGLHNQISSVIPLLVAASIGYMLAIQHRLPQLPVAFLCLAHVVVATFVLRDYPRASATFVLFIAIASPLLNVPAIAWLHRFRWTRLVNEDLVGHNLRGTINMVVPGAITALLLVLVLSLLVQIPYVAQLQGPQVLDALQSPYGSGLFVTLMNSLLWFFGIHGVYAMQPLFDVLDQAVVLNGAALAAGEPVKYLLNSGLLGSFAFIGGSGGALCLLLAILLFSKSQSMRLLAMASLPLSLFNVSEVLLFGLPIILNPRLFIPFLLVPALNTLLALTVVQLGWVSPAVASVPFTAPVLLNAYLSTHGDVAAVVLQVLLLGLGTLVYAPYVRAIHRQSSEGGTVYLKSLDMTFRGLEEKGRLLELDPVLASHKAAARQAVELSRIQQISDYEFYLEFQPQVSTRTGLCTGCEALMRARDSQGTVHSPWEFLQWLAQARLMPDVDVWVASQAVRQYQKWQKIGFALPMTINISSATLTQAGYGERLVEILAQARGQVSVEITEDALVGDVQATRQTIQRLQAIGAKVYIDDFGTGFSALSYLHQFPVDFIKIDRSFVVAQRDPKGAQVLTGMLRFCEALNLGVVVEGVETAEQLAFLNTGTELFIQGWYFSKALPGELLPGFVRRRAAAQV from the coding sequence ATGGCGCAAACGCTGTTCAAACTTTTCCTCACCCAACGCCTGGCGGCCTTGGCCAGCACCGAGTCATTGCGTGCTATCCGCGAGGGCTTGCTGTGGATTCTGCCGTGCCTGCTGGTGTCAGCCGGTTTCCTGATTCTGTCCGAATGCGCCAAGGTGCTGGGCTTTGATCCGCAGGTAGTGGCCTTTCTGTCGGGCCTGCACAACCAGATCAGCTCGGTGATCCCGCTGCTGGTAGCGGCCTCCATTGGCTACATGCTTGCCATCCAGCACCGGCTGCCACAATTGCCAGTGGCCTTTTTGTGCCTGGCCCACGTGGTGGTCGCCACGTTTGTGTTGCGTGATTACCCGCGAGCATCGGCGACGTTTGTGTTGTTTATCGCCATCGCTTCTCCGTTGTTGAATGTGCCGGCGATCGCCTGGCTGCACCGTTTTCGCTGGACGCGCCTGGTTAACGAAGACCTGGTGGGCCACAACCTGCGCGGCACTATCAATATGGTGGTGCCGGGCGCCATTACCGCGTTGTTGCTGGTGTTGGTGTTGTCATTGCTGGTGCAGATTCCCTATGTGGCGCAGCTGCAGGGGCCGCAGGTACTGGATGCGCTGCAATCACCCTATGGCAGCGGGTTGTTTGTCACCCTGATGAACTCATTGCTGTGGTTTTTCGGCATTCACGGTGTGTACGCCATGCAGCCGCTGTTCGATGTACTGGACCAGGCCGTGGTGCTCAATGGCGCCGCACTCGCGGCGGGTGAACCGGTCAAGTACCTGCTCAACAGTGGCTTGCTCGGCTCTTTCGCGTTTATCGGTGGCTCGGGCGGGGCGCTGTGTTTGCTGCTGGCGATCCTGTTGTTTTCCAAAAGCCAATCCATGCGTTTGCTGGCGATGGCCAGTCTGCCGCTGTCGTTGTTCAATGTCAGCGAAGTGCTGTTGTTCGGCTTGCCGATCATCCTTAACCCACGCCTGTTTATCCCGTTTCTATTGGTGCCGGCGCTCAACACGCTGCTGGCCTTGACGGTGGTGCAGTTGGGCTGGGTGTCGCCGGCGGTGGCCAGCGTGCCATTTACCGCGCCCGTGCTGCTCAATGCCTACCTCAGCACCCACGGCGACGTGGCGGCGGTGGTGCTGCAAGTGCTGCTGTTGGGGCTGGGCACGCTGGTATATGCGCCGTATGTGCGCGCGATTCATCGCCAGTCCAGTGAGGGCGGCACGGTGTACCTCAAGTCGTTGGACATGACCTTTCGAGGCCTCGAAGAGAAAGGCCGCCTGCTGGAGTTGGACCCGGTGTTGGCGTCCCACAAGGCTGCCGCCCGGCAGGCTGTCGAACTGAGCCGTATCCAGCAGATCAGCGATTACGAGTTCTACCTGGAATTCCAGCCGCAAGTCTCGACCCGTACCGGCCTGTGCACCGGCTGTGAGGCGCTGATGCGCGCGCGGGACAGCCAGGGCACGGTGCATTCGCCCTGGGAGTTCCTGCAATGGCTGGCCCAGGCGCGGTTGATGCCGGACGTGGATGTGTGGGTGGCGTCCCAGGCGGTGCGCCAGTATCAGAAGTGGCAAAAGATCGGCTTTGCCTTGCCCATGACCATCAATATTTCCAGCGCCACGCTCACCCAGGCCGGCTATGGCGAGCGGCTGGTGGAGATTCTCGCGCAGGCCCGTGGGCAGGTCTCGGTGGAAATCACCGAAGACGCGTTGGTCGGTGATGTGCAGGCCACCCGCCAGACCATCCAGAGGCTCCAGGCGATCGGCGCCAAGGTGTATATCGATGACTTCGGCACCGGGTTTTCGGCCTTGAGTTATCTGCATCAATTTCCGGTGGACTTTATCAAGATCGACCGCAGTTTCGTGGTGGCCCAGCGCGACCCCAAAGGCGCCCAGGTGCTGACCGGCATGCTGCGTTTTTGTGAGGCGCTGAACCTGGGTGTGGTGGTCGAGGGCGTGGAGACCGCCGAGCAGTTGGCCTTTTTGAACACCGGCACCGAGCTGTTTATCCAGGGCTGGTATTTCAGTAAAGCACTGCCCGGCGAACTGCTGCCGGGCTTTGTCCGCAGGCGTGCGGCGGCTCAGGTTTAA
- a CDS encoding alkane 1-monooxygenase, with protein MNQTMASPTVWTDGKRHLWWLGIMPLATPLLSGALAITTGVQQLWWVGVLVIFGLIPLIDGLLGEDVSNPPESAVNHLESQSYYRWIVYTGVLFVISSVVITGWLAAGGIDWIISGGLLNATAHLDPSSWLAKAAAFITARTELHGAVSWFTYLGMAMSTGAATGIAINTAHELGHKPRPLEVFLAKVTLAPTFYGHFYTEHNRGHHVRVATPEDPASSRLGESFWAFLPRSVWFSAMSAWNLERERLRKLGLPALHWKNAVLSAWMYSLVLWGAMIAWLGAAVIPFLIIQGIYGFSLLEVVNYVEHYGLKRQKLPNGRYERCSPRHSWNSNRIVTNIFLFQLQRHSDHHANPTRSYQSLRHFDESPQLPYGYASMIVWAYVPYLWRRRMDHRVLNHYAGDITLTNLQPSQRLKYLEKYSNSATPF; from the coding sequence ATGAACCAGACTATGGCAAGCCCAACCGTCTGGACCGATGGCAAGCGTCACCTGTGGTGGCTCGGCATCATGCCGCTGGCAACCCCATTGCTGTCCGGCGCCCTGGCGATTACCACCGGCGTACAGCAACTGTGGTGGGTCGGTGTGCTGGTGATCTTCGGCCTTATCCCGCTGATCGACGGCCTGCTCGGTGAAGACGTCAGCAACCCACCTGAATCCGCCGTCAACCACCTCGAATCGCAAAGCTACTACCGCTGGATCGTCTACACCGGTGTGTTGTTCGTCATCTCATCGGTGGTGATCACCGGCTGGCTCGCCGCTGGCGGCATCGACTGGATCATCAGCGGCGGTCTGCTCAACGCCACTGCCCATCTGGACCCGTCGAGCTGGCTGGCCAAGGCCGCCGCCTTCATTACTGCGCGCACTGAGTTGCACGGCGCGGTCAGCTGGTTCACTTACCTGGGCATGGCCATGTCCACCGGCGCCGCCACCGGCATTGCCATCAACACCGCCCACGAGCTGGGGCACAAACCCAGGCCGCTGGAAGTGTTCCTGGCCAAGGTCACCCTGGCGCCGACCTTCTACGGGCACTTTTACACCGAACACAACCGTGGCCACCATGTACGCGTCGCTACTCCGGAAGATCCGGCCAGCTCGCGCCTGGGTGAGAGTTTCTGGGCGTTCCTGCCGCGTTCGGTGTGGTTCAGCGCCATGTCGGCCTGGAACCTGGAGCGCGAACGCCTGCGCAAACTTGGCCTGCCTGCCTTGCACTGGAAGAACGCGGTGCTCAGCGCCTGGATGTACAGCCTGGTGTTGTGGGGCGCGATGATTGCCTGGTTGGGCGCGGCGGTAATTCCGTTCCTGATCATCCAGGGCATCTACGGGTTCTCGTTGCTGGAAGTGGTCAATTATGTCGAGCACTACGGGCTTAAACGCCAGAAGTTGCCCAACGGTCGTTATGAGCGTTGTTCGCCTCGGCATTCGTGGAACAGTAATCGGATTGTCACCAATATCTTTTTGTTCCAACTTCAGCGCCACTCCGATCACCATGCCAACCCGACCCGCAGTTACCAGTCGTTGCGCCACTTTGATGAATCGCCGCAACTGCCTTACGGTTACGCCAGCATGATTGTCTGGGCCTATGTGCCGTACTTATGGCGACGGCGCATGGACCACCGTGTATTGAACCACTATGCCGGGGATATCACCCTGACCAATCTTCAACCCTCACAGCGGTTGAAGTATCTGGAGAAGTACAGCAACAGCGCGACGCCGTTTTAA
- a CDS encoding DUF6388 family protein — MSEPGDNHQRALDRFLNEHPEVATQLDTLNPLAAQAKGETLAQYRAERLHEAFEAEAERQHLFAWELTLKLTAESAEAFESQRLEVHKEVAQMAGLGWEEYCRLHDLAG; from the coding sequence TTGTCAGAACCCGGTGATAACCACCAGCGCGCCCTGGACCGTTTCTTGAATGAACACCCGGAGGTGGCTACGCAACTGGACACCCTCAACCCTCTGGCCGCCCAAGCCAAAGGCGAAACCCTGGCGCAGTATCGCGCCGAGCGCTTGCATGAAGCTTTCGAGGCCGAGGCTGAGCGCCAGCATCTGTTTGCCTGGGAGCTGACGCTCAAGTTGACCGCCGAGTCGGCCGAAGCTTTTGAGTCTCAGCGCCTGGAAGTGCACAAGGAAGTCGCGCAGATGGCGGGTTTGGGCTGGGAGGAGTACTGCCGGCTGCATGACTTGGCCGGGTAG
- a CDS encoding SDR family oxidoreductase yields MKSFNGRVAAITGAASGMGRALALALAREGCHLALSDKNSQGLEHTLALIKTSTLSPVMVTTHVVDVADRQAMEDWAARCVAEHGQVNLIFNNAGVALSSTVEGVDYADLEWIVGINFWGVVHGTKAFLPHLKASSDGHVVNTSSVFGLFAQPGMSGYNATKFAVRGFTESLRQELDLQGCGVSATCVHPGGIRTDICRSSRIDANMTGFLIHSEQQARADFEKLFITDADQAAKVILQGVRKNKRRVLIGRDAYFLDLLARCLPAAYQALVVFASKRMAPKPRTPVFETNDETRL; encoded by the coding sequence ATGAAGTCATTCAATGGCCGCGTGGCGGCAATCACCGGCGCAGCCTCCGGTATGGGCCGCGCCTTGGCACTCGCATTGGCGCGCGAAGGCTGCCACCTGGCGCTTTCGGACAAAAACAGCCAAGGCCTGGAACACACATTGGCGCTGATCAAGACGTCAACATTGTCGCCGGTCATGGTCACCACCCACGTTGTCGATGTGGCCGACCGCCAGGCCATGGAGGATTGGGCTGCACGCTGCGTGGCCGAGCATGGCCAGGTCAACCTGATCTTCAACAATGCCGGCGTGGCTTTATCGAGTACCGTCGAGGGCGTGGACTATGCCGACCTTGAGTGGATCGTCGGCATCAACTTCTGGGGTGTGGTGCATGGCACCAAGGCGTTTCTGCCGCATCTTAAAGCCAGCAGCGACGGGCATGTGGTCAACACCTCCAGCGTGTTCGGCCTGTTTGCCCAGCCGGGCATGAGCGGCTACAACGCGACCAAGTTTGCCGTGCGCGGCTTTACCGAATCCCTGCGCCAGGAACTCGACCTGCAAGGCTGCGGCGTGTCCGCCACCTGCGTACACCCCGGCGGCATTCGCACCGATATCTGCCGCAGCAGCCGTATCGACGCAAACATGACCGGCTTTCTGATCCACAGCGAGCAACAGGCCCGCGCCGACTTCGAAAAACTCTTCATCACCGACGCCGACCAGGCCGCCAAGGTGATTCTGCAAGGCGTGCGCAAGAACAAGCGCCGCGTGCTGATCGGTCGCGATGCGTATTTTCTCGACCTGCTCGCCCGTTGCCTGCCGGCGGCCTATCAAGCCCTTGTGGTGTTCGCCAGCAAGCGCATGGCGCCCAAGCCACGCACGCCGGTGTTCGAAACCAACGACGAAACCCGTCTCTGA
- a CDS encoding alpha/beta fold hydrolase, protein MAVEWVVAAGVVVGASALLWGLSAWMTRRIEATVPINGRFVEVDGERFHYVDEGKGPPLVMVHGLMGSSRNLTYALSGQLRERFRVITLDRPGSGYSSRGAHTAADLPAQARQIAAFIKTLDLDKPLVLGHSLGGAIALALALDHPHAVSGLILVAPLTHPQRLLPLVFLSLAVRPAWLRRWMAHTLTMPVGLLTKGSVVKGVFAPDAAPPDFATRGGGLLGMRPDNFYAASTEINTVNDHLPDMVKRYPQLTLPIGLIYGARDKVLDFQKHGQALASKVPGLKLQVVEGRGHMLPITATERVVAVVEQIAKRIKPAESVALQHPPLALVSK, encoded by the coding sequence ATGGCGGTTGAATGGGTTGTCGCTGCGGGTGTGGTGGTGGGCGCCAGTGCGTTGTTGTGGGGCTTGAGTGCCTGGATGACACGGCGCATAGAAGCCACCGTTCCGATCAACGGGCGTTTCGTCGAGGTCGATGGCGAGCGCTTTCATTATGTAGACGAAGGTAAAGGCCCGCCGCTGGTGATGGTTCACGGGCTGATGGGCAGCAGTCGCAACCTCACCTATGCGTTGTCCGGGCAATTACGTGAACGCTTTCGGGTGATCACCCTGGACCGCCCGGGCTCCGGCTATTCCAGCCGTGGCGCACACACGGCGGCAGACCTGCCGGCCCAGGCCCGGCAAATCGCCGCGTTTATCAAAACCCTCGACCTGGATAAGCCGCTGGTGCTGGGCCATTCCCTTGGCGGTGCGATTGCTCTGGCACTGGCGCTTGATCATCCGCATGCGGTGTCGGGGTTGATTCTGGTCGCGCCACTGACCCACCCGCAGCGCCTGTTGCCGCTGGTGTTCCTGTCACTGGCCGTGCGCCCGGCCTGGCTCCGGCGCTGGATGGCGCACACCCTGACCATGCCCGTGGGGCTGTTGACCAAAGGTTCGGTGGTCAAGGGCGTGTTCGCCCCGGATGCCGCGCCGCCGGACTTCGCCACCCGTGGCGGCGGCTTGCTGGGGATGCGCCCGGACAACTTCTACGCCGCCTCCACCGAGATCAACACGGTCAACGATCACTTGCCGGATATGGTCAAGCGCTATCCGCAACTGACCCTGCCGATCGGCTTGATTTATGGCGCGCGCGACAAGGTGCTGGACTTCCAGAAGCACGGCCAGGCCCTGGCCAGCAAGGTGCCGGGGCTGAAGCTGCAAGTGGTGGAGGGCAGGGGCCATATGCTGCCGATCACCGCCACAGAGCGCGTGGTGGCGGTGGTGGAGCAGATTGCCAAGCGCATTAAGCCTGCCGAAAGCGTTGCGTTGCAGCATCCGCCGTTGGCGTTGGTGAGCAAATAA
- a CDS encoding NAD(P)/FAD-dependent oxidoreductase — translation MNAHSDSIDIAIIGSGFAGLCMAIKLKEAGLTDFFIAEQADTLGGTWRDNHYPGCACDVQSHVYSFSFAPNPNWTRQFAPQAEIRAYLEQCAQRFGLAPYLRFGMGLQRAVFDEQQQRWQLSFSDGRQVSARVLVSGMGGLSRPALPDIPGLDSFKGKRFHSQHWDHDYSLKGKRVAVIGTGASAIQFVPQIAPQVAHLDLFQRTPPWIMPKPDREISRLERWAFTHLPFTQRLVRGAFYWALEGRVVGFALHPRLMKMVQKIALRHLRKQVARPSLRKTLTPDYTIGCKRVLISNDYYPALSRSNVEVVTDTVLRIEADGVITADGIKHPADCLIFGTGFQATDPLPRDCIIGRDGVDLMDAWRDGAHAYKGTTVPGYPNLFLIVGPNTGLGHNSMILMIEAQVTYILDALKHMQRQHIATVEVKPAVEQAYNQQLQDKLKRTIWNTGGCQSWYLDPRTGKNTTLWPGSTWRFKQVTRHFALKDYLANPLPASAPRTVVAPQPTAEGSLS, via the coding sequence ATGAATGCCCACAGTGATTCAATCGACATCGCCATCATCGGCTCAGGCTTTGCCGGCCTGTGCATGGCAATCAAACTCAAGGAAGCCGGGCTTACCGACTTCTTTATCGCCGAGCAGGCCGATACCCTCGGCGGCACCTGGCGTGACAACCATTACCCGGGCTGCGCCTGCGACGTGCAGTCCCATGTGTACTCGTTTTCGTTTGCGCCCAACCCCAACTGGACGCGGCAATTCGCGCCGCAGGCGGAGATTCGCGCTTACCTTGAGCAGTGCGCGCAGCGGTTCGGGCTGGCGCCCTATTTGCGCTTCGGCATGGGCCTGCAACGTGCGGTGTTTGATGAGCAGCAGCAACGCTGGCAACTGAGCTTCAGCGATGGCCGCCAGGTCAGCGCGCGGGTGCTGGTGTCGGGCATGGGCGGGCTGTCGCGTCCGGCGTTGCCGGATATTCCAGGGCTGGACAGCTTCAAGGGCAAACGCTTCCACTCCCAGCACTGGGATCACGACTATTCGTTGAAAGGCAAGCGCGTGGCGGTGATCGGCACCGGCGCCAGTGCCATCCAGTTCGTGCCGCAGATTGCCCCGCAGGTGGCGCACCTTGATCTGTTCCAGCGCACGCCACCGTGGATCATGCCCAAGCCCGATCGCGAGATTTCAAGGCTCGAGCGCTGGGCCTTCACACACCTGCCCTTTACCCAGCGCCTGGTGCGCGGCGCCTTTTACTGGGCGCTGGAAGGCCGTGTGGTGGGCTTTGCCCTGCACCCACGGTTGATGAAGATGGTGCAGAAGATCGCCCTGCGCCACTTGCGCAAACAGGTGGCGCGCCCTTCCCTGCGCAAAACCCTGACGCCCGACTACACCATCGGTTGCAAGCGCGTGCTGATCTCCAATGACTATTACCCGGCGCTGTCACGCAGCAATGTCGAGGTGGTCACCGACACGGTGCTGCGCATCGAAGCCGACGGCGTGATTACGGCTGATGGCATCAAGCACCCAGCCGATTGCCTGATTTTCGGCACCGGTTTCCAGGCCACCGACCCGTTGCCCCGCGACTGCATCATCGGCCGCGACGGTGTCGACCTGATGGACGCCTGGCGCGACGGCGCGCACGCCTATAAAGGCACGACGGTGCCGGGGTATCCCAACCTGTTCCTGATTGTCGGGCCTAACACGGGCCTGGGGCATAACTCGATGATTCTGATGATCGAGGCCCAGGTCACCTACATTCTGGACGCGCTCAAGCACATGCAGCGCCAGCACATTGCCACGGTCGAGGTCAAACCCGCCGTCGAGCAGGCCTACAACCAGCAACTGCAGGACAAGCTCAAGCGCACCATCTGGAACACCGGTGGCTGCCAGAGCTGGTACCTGGACCCGCGCACCGGCAAGAACACCACGCTGTGGCCCGGCTCGACCTGGCGTTTCAAACAGGTCACCCGCCACTTTGCGCTCAAGGACTACCTCGCCAACCCGTTGCCTGCCTCTGCGCCGCGTACGGTTGTGGCCCCGCAACCCACCGCAGAAGGCAGCCTGTCATGA
- a CDS encoding PP2C family serine/threonine-protein phosphatase has protein sequence MNGLQAPADSAARTQRGKARQRNEDAFLDCPQQGCWAVADGMGGHRAGHRASQSVVDSLAALPAQGTFDQRVDAVQRCLQRLNQRWGDQASPPAVGRDDRMGSTVVVLLLQDRRAACIWAGDSRCYLWRGGRLYQLSRDHSLLRQLMDEQRLSLAQAQAHPDARALTRAVGARHPLRLEVLELGAHPGDVFVLCSDGVYQAMTHAELGSAMDSGTPQQVVARLFTTALRGPARDDLTAVVVRA, from the coding sequence ATGAACGGGCTGCAAGCACCCGCGGACAGCGCGGCACGCACCCAACGTGGCAAGGCCAGGCAGCGCAATGAAGATGCGTTCCTCGACTGCCCCCAGCAAGGTTGCTGGGCGGTTGCCGATGGTATGGGCGGCCACCGAGCCGGGCACAGGGCCAGCCAATCGGTGGTCGACAGCCTGGCCGCGTTGCCGGCCCAGGGTACGTTCGATCAGCGTGTCGATGCGGTGCAGCGATGCCTGCAACGGCTCAATCAGCGTTGGGGTGATCAAGCTTCACCGCCGGCCGTAGGCCGCGACGACAGGATGGGCAGTACCGTGGTGGTTCTGCTGCTGCAGGACCGTCGCGCAGCGTGTATATGGGCGGGCGACAGCCGCTGTTACCTGTGGCGAGGTGGGCGGTTGTATCAGCTCTCGCGCGATCACTCACTGCTGCGCCAATTGATGGATGAGCAGCGCTTGAGCCTGGCGCAGGCCCAGGCGCATCCCGACGCCAGGGCATTGACCCGCGCCGTCGGCGCCCGGCACCCGCTAAGACTCGAGGTGCTGGAGTTGGGCGCGCACCCAGGCGATGTGTTTGTGCTGTGCAGTGACGGCGTATACCAGGCGATGACGCACGCCGAGCTGGGCAGCGCCATGGACAGCGGTACGCCGCAACAGGTAGTGGCGCGGCTGTTCACGACGGCGTTGCGCGGGCCGGCGCGGGATGACCTGACTGCTGTGGTGGTGCGCGCATGA
- a CDS encoding metal-dependent hydrolase — protein MLPIRRDIRFALPAERIKDWHEQGPFITHFFNALSLLFPQGELFFMDSVRHYRQRIDDPALKKEIQGFIGQEAMHSREHVAYNDHLQAAGLPAHTLDKRLKFFLDLQKKHLPPSFNLAVTIALEHYTAMLAEILLSDPSRFGESLKGYQQMWYWHALEETEHKAVAFDVWNTVIKPGPMRYLLRTGTMLTTTLLFWLVVFDFHVRLLLADRKAGGHLKGFWRMLKFLYGPKGVFPRMARPWLHYFKPGFHPWDHDNRARLAGIDDLVEEIEQTQREYASAHA, from the coding sequence ATGCTGCCGATCCGTCGCGACATCCGTTTTGCCTTGCCTGCCGAGCGCATCAAGGACTGGCACGAACAAGGCCCCTTCATCACGCACTTCTTCAATGCGCTGTCGCTGCTGTTTCCCCAGGGCGAGCTGTTTTTCATGGACAGCGTGCGCCACTACCGCCAACGCATCGACGACCCGGCGTTGAAGAAAGAAATCCAGGGGTTTATCGGCCAGGAGGCCATGCACAGCCGCGAACACGTGGCCTACAACGATCACTTGCAAGCGGCCGGCCTGCCGGCGCACACCCTCGACAAGCGCCTGAAGTTCTTCCTCGACCTGCAAAAGAAACACCTGCCGCCGTCGTTCAACCTGGCGGTGACCATCGCCCTGGAACACTACACCGCGATGCTCGCGGAAATCCTGCTCAGCGACCCGTCGCGTTTTGGCGAGTCACTCAAGGGTTACCAGCAGATGTGGTATTGGCACGCCCTCGAAGAAACCGAGCACAAGGCCGTGGCCTTTGATGTATGGAACACGGTGATCAAGCCTGGGCCGATGCGCTATCTACTGCGTACCGGCACCATGTTGACCACCACGCTGTTGTTCTGGCTGGTGGTGTTTGATTTCCACGTGCGCCTGCTGTTGGCCGACCGCAAAGCCGGTGGGCACCTGAAGGGATTCTGGCGCATGCTCAAGTTTCTGTACGGGCCCAAGGGCGTGTTCCCACGCATGGCGCGGCCGTGGCTGCACTACTTCAAACCGGGCTTTCACCCTTGGGACCATGACAACCGCGCACGCCTGGCGGGTATCGACGATCTGGTCGAAGAGATCGAACAGACCCAGCGCGAATACGCCTCCGCCCACGCTTAA